In Colletotrichum destructivum chromosome 8, complete sequence, the following proteins share a genomic window:
- a CDS encoding Putative short-chain dehydrogenase/reductase SDR, NAD(P)-binding domain superfamily, whose amino-acid sequence MASTIESLSTGFTFTKTIHTDPYPEISPSRAELSQVGKSVLITGGHSGIGFAIARAFAQANAKRIILVARRSSVVAAAASRLGTEFPKTEVLGRECDVSDLASVEVLWQGLAKEDIFVDVVVLNAATSSVRPILEAGRDTVWGEYLLNARANLDFAERLYKQPNSDGRQRALVQLSTMAIHDTRLTGNQPSYGSSKSAGTMLLQRIAKDISADDLQIVSYHPGGVYTDLAASLGIPKDAYPWDDENLPGQFAVWAASNEAKFLHGRFVWAKWDVTELREGPIRERLDNDEQFLRVGVVGIENFKN is encoded by the exons ATGGCATCTACAATCGAATCCCTCTCAACTGGCTTTACCTTTACAAAGACCATCCATACAGATCCATACCCTGAAATCTCGCCTTCCCGAGCAGAACTTTCTCAGGTGGGAAAATCAGTTCTCATCACAGGTGGTCATTCGGGGATTGGATTCGCAATCGCACGAGCTTTCGCTCAAGCCAACGCAAAAAGGATCATCCTCGTCGCACGACGCTCCAGCGTTGTTGCAGCGGCCGCTTCTCGCCTTGGAACCGAGTTCCCCAAGACAGAGGTTCTAGGACGAGAATGCGACGTGTCCGATCTAGCATCCGTTGAGGTTTTGTGGCAGGGTCTTGCCAAAGAAGACATCtttgtcgacgtcgttgtgCTGAATGCAGCGACGTCCTCGGTTCGACCTATTCTTGAAGCGGGCAGAGACACGGTCTGGGGTGAATATCTGCTCAATGCACGGGCAAACCTTGATTTCGCTGAGCGGCTCTATAAGCAGCCGAACTCCGACGGGCGCCAGAGG GCCCTGGTTCAGTTGAGTACAATGGCCATTCATGACACTCGATTGACTGGCAACCAACCCAGTTATGGGTCAAGCAAGAGCGCCGGAACTATGCTTTTACAACGCATTGCCAAGGACATCTCGGCAGATGACCTACAGATTGTTAGCTACCACCCTGGCGGTGTCTACACTGATCTGGCGGCAAGCCTTGGCATCCCCAAGGATGCTTACCCGTGGGACGATG AAAACCTGCCAGGCCAGTTTGCTGTCTGGGCTGCATCAAACGAGGCGAAATTTCTTCACGGCAGATTTGTGTGGGCAAAGTGGGATGTGACCGAGCTGCGTGAAGGCCCTATTCGGGAGCGCCTTGACAATGATGAACAGTTTCTCCGAGTCGGTGTCGTTGGCATTGAAAACTTCAAAAACTAG